A region of Muntiacus reevesi chromosome 11, mMunRee1.1, whole genome shotgun sequence DNA encodes the following proteins:
- the RFXAP gene encoding regulatory factor X-associated protein — protein sequence MHPCGGQDEAAAEGVLRQAPALEGSGGPGKPVRYLCEVAGDGEEEAGEDEADLLDTSDPPGGGESTASLEDLEDEETHSGGEGGGGGARRRGSGGGGGGGLSKTCTYEGCSETTSQVAKQRKPWMCKKHRNKMYKDKYKKKKSDQALNCGGAAAAGSSGNVKLEESADNILSIVKQKTGSFGDRPARPTLLEQVLNQKRLSLLRSPEVVQFLQKQQQLLNQQVLEQRQQQFPGTSL from the exons ATGCACCCCTGTGGAGGGCAGGACGAAGCCGCGGCCGAGGGCGTCCTGCGGCAGGCTCCGGCCCTGGAGGGCAGCGGCGGACCCGGCAAGCCTGTTCGGTACCTGTGCGAAGTGGCTGGAGATGGCGAGGAGGAGGCGGGGGAGGACGAGGCCGACCTGCTGGACACCTCAGACCCCCCGGGAGGAGGCGAGAGCACAGCCAGTTTGGAGGATCTGGAGGACGAGGAGACCCACTCGGGGGGCGAGGGCGGCGGCGGGGGAGCCCGGAGACGGGGtagcggtggcggcggcggcggcggcctgaGCAAGACCTGCACGTACGAGGGCTGCAGCGAGACCACTAGTCAGGTGGCCAAGCAGCGCAAGCCGTGGATGTGCAAGAAGCACCGCAACAAGATGTACAAGGACAAgtacaagaagaagaaaagcgACCAGGCCCTGAACTGCGGTGGGGCCGCCGCGGCTGGCAGCTCAGGAAACGTCAAACTAGAG GAAAGTGCAGACAACATACTCTCCATTGTAAAACAAAAAACGGGATCTTTTGGAGATCGACCTGCAAGACCTACTCTTTTAGAACAAGTGTTAAATCAAAAAAGACTG tCATTACTAAGAAGTCCAGAAGTGGTACAGTTTTTACAGAAACAGCAGCAGCTATTAAATCAGCAAGTTTTGGAGCAAAGACAACAGCAGTTTCCAGGAACATCATTGTGA